In the genome of Streptomyces sp. SAI-127, the window CATGGTGATTCTCAACGGCGCCGACGGCATGGCGGACATGTTCGCCAAGGCGCTCACCATGGGCGGCACCGGGCTGGGTCTGGCCCGTCAGCTGCTGGCGTCGATGAACCAGAACGGTCAGCCCGTCAACGGCACTTCGCTCAACGGGGTGGCGTCGCCGCCCTCCCAGAAGGTGCCGGTCCAGGAGTAACGGGCAGCGGCACCCCGACATCCGTCCGGGGCTCTCGGGTACGAGGGTCCCGGACGGCCCGCGTTCACACGGCGAGCAGCGTGACACCGAGGCCGAGCAGGGCGACGACCTTGGCCGCCTCGAAGGCGACGTAGAAGAGGTGGCCGCGCGAGCGGGGCAGGTCCTCGCCCGCCAGGACGCGGTCGGAGCGGCGGTTCAAACGGGGGCGGATCACGGCCAGTTGGCCGGCCAGCAGCACCACCGCGGCCACGGTCCACCCGACGATCCGGCCCGGTGGGTCACCGGCGGCGACGGCCACGACGACCGCGGTGGCCAGGACGCACTCCACGATGTTCAGGGCCCGGAAGACCAGTCGCCCGATTCCCAGGCCGATGCGGACACTGACGCCCGGGGCGCGGAACTTCAGCGGCGCCTCCAGGAAGGAGATCGCCAGCACCATCCCCAGCCACACGAAGGTGACCGCGCTCGCCGTCGCGGCCGACGTTGCGTTCATCCAACCGACCGTACCTCTGGCCCGGTTCGCCGGACGCCTTAAGGTTCCCCACGTGACTGCGTTTACCGATGAGAACGTCCCCGGCCGCTTCGGCGCCACCGCCACCACCGAGGCCGATCCCCGCGAGGTCGGCAGGGTGCGCACCGAGTACTCCCCCGCGCACGACGGCGACCCCGACCCCGGCGAGATCGTGTGGACCTGGGTGCCCTTCGAGGAGAACGACGGACGCGGCAAGGACCGTCCCGTGCTCGTGGTGGCCCGTGAGGCGGCCGGCACCCTGCTCGCCGTACAGCTGTCGAGCAAGCGGCACGACGGGGACCGGGAGTGGGTGCCGATCGGCAGCGGGCCCTGGGACCGGACCGGGCGGGACTCCTGGGTGGACGTCGACCGCATCCTGCGCCTCCACGAGGAGGGGATGCGCCGGGAGGCGTGCGCGCTGGACCGGGGGCGGTTCAACCTGGTCAGGCAGCGGCTTCACGAGCGGTACGGCTGGCGCTGAGGCCCCCTTCGCAGGGCTGACGGTCACCGCTGGAGCTGAGGCTCCGGAAACGCCCGTGCGAACGCTGCGCGCACCGCCGCGTCGCGCGTCCGGTCCAGCACCCCGAACACCACATGTTCGAAGGCCCCGGCGAACCGTCCGCCGGGCTCGAGCAGTGCCCGGAACGCCCCCGCCACCTGTGCGGGGTCGTTCTGGAAGACCCCGCACCCCCAGGCGCCCAGCACCAGCCGCCGGTAGCCCTCCGTGACGGCGACCGACAGCACCTGGCCGGCCCGCGCCGCGAGGGCTCGGGGCAGCTCGGCGGTCCGCTCGGGTGCCGTCCGCCGGATCACCCCGGCGTTCGGGGCGGCCGCGGTCAGGAAACCCACGAGGTGTGCCGCGTCCAGCAGACGGCCGCGATCGTCCCGGAACACCGGCACGGCCGGTGAATGGATGACCCGGTCGGAGTAGAACGGGTCGCGGTGGGCCCGGTGGTGGTCGTAGAACTCGCGGGCCTCCAGCTGGCAGGTGTACAGCGCGGACGCCCGGCACAGGGCCTCTTCCTGCGCCTGGGCGCCGTTCAGATAACCGCCGCCCGGATTGCGCGCCGAGGCGAAGTTCAGCACGGCGGTGCGCCCGCCGAGCCGATGGGCCGCCTCCAGGCTGCTCTCGCCCGTGACCTCGATGAACGTGTCCACAGCGGCGAAGTCCGGCACCCCCACGGGTCCCGGTCCGTACATCCGCGTCCCCGCCCGCGCCGCTGCGATCTCGGCGGCCAGCGAGACCTCGCGCCCGTCCGGGGCTCGATAGTGCCCCGCCGCGACGATCTGTTCCGTCTCGTGCGCGATCCCGCGCAGACGCGCGCTCATGGCGCCACCCCCGTGCGCGCCATGACCGCGCGCCGCGCGGTCTCCCCCGTCGTACCCATGGAGGAATCGTGGGCGATGGCATGGATGCGGTGCAACAGAGTTTCCGGAGCCCGGCACAGCCGGAAAACGCCTCGAAAACGCCGGGAAAACGGAGATCCACAGCCCCTAATGCGAGGATGTGCCCCCTTGTGCGGAACGGGATGAGGGTCTTGGGTGGGACGAGCGTTGCCGGTCCGACCCACATGATCCCCGGACTGGTGGCATGGTGGAATCTCAGGAGGATCCCGACATGTCCGACACACCCAGCGGCTGTACGCCGGGCGACTGTACAAAGCCCCGTACATCCCTGCCCGAAGCGGAGCTCGAGGCCCTGGTCCGCGGCATCTGCTTCAAGACCGGCCCGCCCCGCCGCATCGGGGTGGAAGTGGAATGGCTCGTGCACGAGCTGAGCAGCCCTCGGCTCCCCGTCACACCCGAACGACTCGCGGCGGCCTACGCCGCACTGCGGACCGTGCCCCTGAAATCGGCGCTCACCGTCGAACCGGGCGGTCAGCTGGAGCTGAGTTCTCAGCCCGCCGACTCCCTGATGGAGTGCATCGGTACCGTCTCCGCCGACCTCGCCGCCGTACGGGCGGCCCTCGCCGAGCACGGTCTCGGCCTCGTCGGCATCGGCCACGACCCCTGGCACCCGCCCCGCAGGTATCTGCACGAACCGCGCTACGACGCCCTGGAGGCCTGCCTCGACCGCACCGGCCCTGCGGGCCGCGCGATGATGTGCACCTCGGCCTCCGTGCAGGTGTGCGTGGACGCCGGACACGAGGAGCCCGGCCCCCTCGGCCTCGGACGACGCTGGTGGCTGGCGCACCAGCTGGGCCCGGTCCTGGTGGCCGCCTTCGCCAACTCCCCGCTCGCCGGTTCCGAGCCCACCGGCTGGCTCTCGACCCGCCAGCTGCTGTGGACGGAGATCGGCAGGGGACGGGCTGGCGGCCCCTCCCTGGACACCGACCCCCGCACCGCCTGGGCCCGGCACGTCCTGGACGCGCCGGTGATGTGCATACGACGGGACAGCGGCCCCTGGGACGTCCCGGAGCAGCTCACCTTCCGGGAGTGGGCCAGATCGGGAGTGCCCCGGCAGCCGACCCGGGAGGATCTCGACTACCACGTCTCGACCCTGTTCCCGCCGGTCAGACCGCGCGGCCATCTCGAGCTGCGCATGATCGACGCCCAGCCGGGCGAGGACGGCTGGGTCGTGCCGCTCGCGGTGACGACGGCGCTCTTCGACGACCCCGAGGCCGCCGAGACCGCCTACCGGGTGGTGAAGCCGCTGGCCGAGCGCACCCTCTCGCTGCCCGCGCCGCACAACCCGCTGTGGATCGACGCGGCCCGCCACGGCCTGGCCGACCCCGAACTGCACGAGGCGGCGATCGCGTGCTTCGGGGCGGCCCTGGAGGCGCTGCCACGGCTGGGCGCCACACGCGAGGTCACGGACGCCGTCGAAACGTATCTGCATCGCTATGTGATCCGGGGCCGGTGCCCCGCCGACGATCTGCTGGACCGGACGCACGGTTCGCTCGGGAAGGAAATCCGCACATGACCAACCCGTCCGTCGACACCTCCGTCGACCCCGAGACCGTCCGCGAGCGGGCCGTGACCACTCTGATCACCGCCCGGGACCGCACGACCCTCCTCACCAGCTGTGTGGAGGACCCCGACCTGACCGCCCAGCACTCGCCGCTCATGTCGCCGCTCGTGTGGGACCTGGCCCACATCGGCAACCAGGAGGAGCAGTGGCTGCTGCGGACCGTCGCCGGGCAGGAGGCGATACGGCCCGAGATCGACGGCATCTACGACGCCTTCGAGCACCCGCGCTCCGAACGCCCCACGCTGCCCCTGCTGTCGCCCGCGGAGTCCCGGCGCTACGCGGCGGAGGTACGCGGCCGGGTGCTGGACGTCCTGGAGGGCGCCGCGCTCCACGGGACCCGGCTCACCGAGGCCGGATTCGCCTTCGGGATGATCGCGCAGCACGAACAGCAGCATGACGAGACGATGCTGATCACCCATCAGCTCCGCAAGGGCCCCCAGGCCCTGACCGCCCCCGACCCGGAACCGGCCCCGCTGTTCACCGGCCCGGCCGAAGTCCTCGTCCCCGGCGGCCCGTTCACCATGGGCACCTCCGACGAGCCGTGGGCACTGGACAACGAACGCCCGGCGCACCGGCGTGAGGTGGAGCCCTTCTACATCGACACCACTCCGGTGACGAACGCCGAGTACCAGGCCTTCATCGAGGACGGCGGCTACGACACCGAGCGCTGGTGGGCCCCGGCCGGGTGGGCACACGTCCGCCGGCACTCCATCCACGCACCGCTGTTCTGGAGCCGCGACGGCAAGCAGTGGCTGCGCAGGCGCTTCGGCGTCACCGAGGTCGTGCCGCCCGACGAGCCGGTGGTCCACGTGTCCTGGTACGAGGCCGACGCCTACGCCCGCTGGGCCGGACGGCGGCTGCCCACCGAGGCCGAGTGGGAGAAGGCGGCCCGCCACGACCCGGCCGGCGGCCGCTCGACGCGCTACCCGTGGGGCGACGCCGACCCCGCGCCCGAGCACGCCAACCTGGGCCAACGGCACCTGCGGCCCGCCCCCGCCGGCAGCTACCCGGAGGGCGAGTCACCGCTCGGCGTCAGGCAGTTGATCGGTGACGTGTGGGAGTGGACGGCGAGCGACTTCGAGCCCTACCCCGGGTTCCAGGCGTTCCCGTACAAGGAGTACTCGGAGGTGTTCTTCGGCCCCGACCACAAGGTGCTGCGCGGTGGTTCGTTCGCCGTGGACGCGGTGGCCTGCCGGGGCACGTTCCGCAACTGGGACTATCCGATCAGGCGGCAGATCTTCTCCGGCTTCCGCACGGCCCGTTCGGGAGCCGTCTGATGTGCCGTCATCTGGCGTATCTGGGACCCGCGGAGCCGCTCGGCAACCTCCTCGTGGCGCCCCCGCACAGCCTCTACCGCCAGTCCTGGGCGCCCAGGCGGCAGCGGTACGGCACCGTCAACGCCGATGGTTTCGGGGTCGGTTGGTACGCCGAGGGTGACCCGGTCCCGGCCCGGTACCGACGGGCCGGACCCATCTGGGCGGACCTGTCCTTCGCGGATCTGGCACGGGTCGTGCACAGCACGGCGATCCTGGCCGCCGTACGGGACGCGACCCTGGCGGGAGCCGACGCCGAGGCCGCCGCGGCGCCGTACGCCTCGGGGCCCTGGCTGTTCAGCCACAACGGCGCGGTCAAGGGGTGGCCAGGTGCCCTGGCGCCCCTGACCGCCGCGCTGCCCCCGGCGGACCTGCTGTCGATGGAGGCCCGCAACGACTCGGCGTTCGTGTGGGCACTGGTCCTGAACCGGCTGCACGGCGGCGACGAGGAGGGCCAGGCGCTGGCCGACACGGTCCTGGAGGTCGCCGAGGCGGCCCCGGGCTCCCGGCTCAACCTCCTGCTGACCAACGGGGAGTCCATCGCCGCGACCGCCTGGGGCGACACCCTCTGGTACCTCCAGCGCCCCGGCACCGGCACCGTCGTGGCCTCCGAGCCCTACGACGACGATCCGCACTGGCAGGAGGTCCCCGACCGCACCCTGCTCGCGGCGAGCCGCACCGACGTCCTGCTCACACCGCTCAAGGAACCGTCCGCGGAACCACTCGAGGAGCCCAGCACGTGAGTCCGTTCCTTCTGACCCGCACCCTGCCCGAGGACGCCACCGGGGCCGCCCTGCGCGCCGACGTCCTCAAGGGCCTGACGCACACGCCCAAGACGCTGCCGCCGAAGTGGTTCTACGACGCCCACGGCAGCGAACTCTTCGAGCAGATCACCGAGTTGCCCGAGTACTACCCGACCCGCGCCGAACGGGAGATCCTCGTCGCGCGCTCCGGCGAGATCGCCGCGGCGACCGGCGCCCGCACCCTGGTCGAGCTGGGCTCCGGTTCGTCGGAGAAGACCCGTTACCTGCTCGACGCGCTGACCGGGCTGCACACGTACGTGCCGGTCGACGTCAGCGAGAGTGCCCTCACCCAGGCCGGGCACGCGCTCATCGCCCAGCGGCCGGAGCTGAGCGTGCACGCGCTGATCGCCGACTTCACGGGCGGTCTGAGCCTGCCGGGGACGCCGGGCCCGCGTCTGGTGGCCTTCCTCGGCGGCACGATCGGCAACCTGCTGCCGGTCGAGCGCGCCGCGTTCCTGGCCTCCGTCCACGCCCTGCTCTCGCCCGGTGACGCGCTGCTGCTCGGCACCGACCTGGTCAAGGACGAGAACGTGCTGGTCAGGGCGTATGACGACGCGGCCGGGGTGACGGCCGCGTTCAACAAGAACGTCCTGACCGTCGTCAACCGCGAGCTGGGCGCCGACTTCGATCCCGGTGCCTTCGATCACGTGGCCCTCTGGGACGCCGAGAACGAGTGGATCGAGATGCGGCTGCGCTCCCGTACGGAACAGACCGTGAAGGTGCCCGCGCTCGATCTGGCCGTGGACTTCGCGGCGGACGAGGAGCTGCACACCGAGATCTCGGCGAAGTTCCGCAAGGAGGGTGTCCACTCCGAACTGGCCGCCGTCGGTCTGGAGTTGGCGCACTGGTGGACGGACAGCGAGGGCCGGTTCGCGCTGTCGCTGAGCGTGGTGCGGTAGCGCACCGGTCGCGGGGGCCGGCTCGTCCCGGCCCCCGCGGTCAGTCGAGGGCTGCGGCCATCCGCCGGACCGCCTCGGTGATCAGCTCGGGGGACGTCGCCAGGTTCAGCCGTACGAAGCCGGCGCCCCCGGTGCCGAACGGAACGCCGGAGTTCAGGGCGACCCGGCCACGCTCCAGGAAGACCTCCGCCGGATCGCCGGGCAGTTCCAGCGCGCGACAGTCCAGCCAGGCGAGGTAGGTGGCCCGGGCCGGTTCGTAGCGCACGGCGGGCAGCGCCTCGGCGAGGAGCCGGGCCAGCAGCCCGCGGTTGTCGTCGAGGCCGGTGAGCAGGGCGTCGAGCCAGGCGCCGCCGTCCCGCAGCGCGGCGGTGTGGGCGATGACGCCGACATGGCTGGGACCGTGACCGACCTCTTCGGGAAGGCGCGCGAGGTCGTCGGCCGCGTCGGGCCCGGCGACGGCCACGGCGGCTTTGAGCCCGGCCAGGTTCCACGCCTTGGAGGCCGACATCAGCGACAGCCCGCTCCCCGCGCCGGGCACGCTCAGGTAGGGGACGAACGTCGCACCGGCCGCCAGGAGCGGGGCGTGGATCTCGTCGGCCACGACCCGCACGCCGTACGTCCGCGCCAGCGCCGCCACGTCCGCCAGCTCTGCGGCGGAGTGGACGGCGCCGGTCGGGTTGTGCGGGCTGCACAGCAGATAGGCGGGCCGGGCCGCGCCCTTCCGCACCCGTGCGAAGACGTCCTCCAGGACCTCGAAGTCGATCCGGCCGTCCGCACCGAGTTCGGCCTCGACGACCTGCCGGCCCATGTTTCCGACGAACTGGTAGAAAGGCGGGTACACGGGCGAGTTGACGACCACCGGATCACCCGGTCCGGAGACCAGCTTGAGCATCTCGACGATGCCCAGCATCACGTCCGGGACGATCGCCGTACGCTCCACCGCGAGCCCGTCCCAGCCCCACCGCTTGCTCGCGAAGTCGGCAAGCGCCTCGGCGTACGCCGTGCCGGCCGGATACCCGGTGTCTCCCAGCGTCACCGCGTCCCGGATCGCCTGTGCGACCGGCTCGGCCAGGGGGACGTCCATCTCGGCGACCCACAGCGGCAGTACGTCCTCCGGGTAGGTCCGCCACTTCATGCTCGTACGCCGCCGGAGCTGCTCCAAGGTGAGCCGGCGCAGGGGATTGGGCATACCGTCCATGGGTCAACG includes:
- a CDS encoding type II toxin-antitoxin system PemK/MazF family toxin; translated protein: MTAFTDENVPGRFGATATTEADPREVGRVRTEYSPAHDGDPDPGEIVWTWVPFEENDGRGKDRPVLVVAREAAGTLLAVQLSSKRHDGDREWVPIGSGPWDRTGRDSWVDVDRILRLHEEGMRREACALDRGRFNLVRQRLHERYGWR
- a CDS encoding TIGR02452 family protein, with translation MSARLRGIAHETEQIVAAGHYRAPDGREVSLAAEIAAARAGTRMYGPGPVGVPDFAAVDTFIEVTGESSLEAAHRLGGRTAVLNFASARNPGGGYLNGAQAQEEALCRASALYTCQLEAREFYDHHRAHRDPFYSDRVIHSPAVPVFRDDRGRLLDAAHLVGFLTAAAPNAGVIRRTAPERTAELPRALAARAGQVLSVAVTEGYRRLVLGAWGCGVFQNDPAQVAGAFRALLEPGGRFAGAFEHVVFGVLDRTRDAAVRAAFARAFPEPQLQR
- the egtA gene encoding ergothioneine biosynthesis glutamate--cysteine ligase EgtA; translated protein: MSDTPSGCTPGDCTKPRTSLPEAELEALVRGICFKTGPPRRIGVEVEWLVHELSSPRLPVTPERLAAAYAALRTVPLKSALTVEPGGQLELSSQPADSLMECIGTVSADLAAVRAALAEHGLGLVGIGHDPWHPPRRYLHEPRYDALEACLDRTGPAGRAMMCTSASVQVCVDAGHEEPGPLGLGRRWWLAHQLGPVLVAAFANSPLAGSEPTGWLSTRQLLWTEIGRGRAGGPSLDTDPRTAWARHVLDAPVMCIRRDSGPWDVPEQLTFREWARSGVPRQPTREDLDYHVSTLFPPVRPRGHLELRMIDAQPGEDGWVVPLAVTTALFDDPEAAETAYRVVKPLAERTLSLPAPHNPLWIDAARHGLADPELHEAAIACFGAALEALPRLGATREVTDAVETYLHRYVIRGRCPADDLLDRTHGSLGKEIRT
- the egtB gene encoding ergothioneine biosynthesis protein EgtB, which codes for MTNPSVDTSVDPETVRERAVTTLITARDRTTLLTSCVEDPDLTAQHSPLMSPLVWDLAHIGNQEEQWLLRTVAGQEAIRPEIDGIYDAFEHPRSERPTLPLLSPAESRRYAAEVRGRVLDVLEGAALHGTRLTEAGFAFGMIAQHEQQHDETMLITHQLRKGPQALTAPDPEPAPLFTGPAEVLVPGGPFTMGTSDEPWALDNERPAHRREVEPFYIDTTPVTNAEYQAFIEDGGYDTERWWAPAGWAHVRRHSIHAPLFWSRDGKQWLRRRFGVTEVVPPDEPVVHVSWYEADAYARWAGRRLPTEAEWEKAARHDPAGGRSTRYPWGDADPAPEHANLGQRHLRPAPAGSYPEGESPLGVRQLIGDVWEWTASDFEPYPGFQAFPYKEYSEVFFGPDHKVLRGGSFAVDAVACRGTFRNWDYPIRRQIFSGFRTARSGAV
- the egtC gene encoding ergothioneine biosynthesis protein EgtC, with product MCRHLAYLGPAEPLGNLLVAPPHSLYRQSWAPRRQRYGTVNADGFGVGWYAEGDPVPARYRRAGPIWADLSFADLARVVHSTAILAAVRDATLAGADAEAAAAPYASGPWLFSHNGAVKGWPGALAPLTAALPPADLLSMEARNDSAFVWALVLNRLHGGDEEGQALADTVLEVAEAAPGSRLNLLLTNGESIAATAWGDTLWYLQRPGTGTVVASEPYDDDPHWQEVPDRTLLAASRTDVLLTPLKEPSAEPLEEPST
- the egtD gene encoding L-histidine N(alpha)-methyltransferase; translated protein: MSPFLLTRTLPEDATGAALRADVLKGLTHTPKTLPPKWFYDAHGSELFEQITELPEYYPTRAEREILVARSGEIAAATGARTLVELGSGSSEKTRYLLDALTGLHTYVPVDVSESALTQAGHALIAQRPELSVHALIADFTGGLSLPGTPGPRLVAFLGGTIGNLLPVERAAFLASVHALLSPGDALLLGTDLVKDENVLVRAYDDAAGVTAAFNKNVLTVVNRELGADFDPGAFDHVALWDAENEWIEMRLRSRTEQTVKVPALDLAVDFAADEELHTEISAKFRKEGVHSELAAVGLELAHWWTDSEGRFALSLSVVR
- a CDS encoding aminotransferase class I/II-fold pyridoxal phosphate-dependent enzyme; amino-acid sequence: MDGMPNPLRRLTLEQLRRRTSMKWRTYPEDVLPLWVAEMDVPLAEPVAQAIRDAVTLGDTGYPAGTAYAEALADFASKRWGWDGLAVERTAIVPDVMLGIVEMLKLVSGPGDPVVVNSPVYPPFYQFVGNMGRQVVEAELGADGRIDFEVLEDVFARVRKGAARPAYLLCSPHNPTGAVHSAAELADVAALARTYGVRVVADEIHAPLLAAGATFVPYLSVPGAGSGLSLMSASKAWNLAGLKAAVAVAGPDAADDLARLPEEVGHGPSHVGVIAHTAALRDGGAWLDALLTGLDDNRGLLARLLAEALPAVRYEPARATYLAWLDCRALELPGDPAEVFLERGRVALNSGVPFGTGGAGFVRLNLATSPELITEAVRRMAAALD